The Thioalkalivibrio sulfidiphilus HL-EbGr7 genome includes the window CTGCCTTCAGTGTCCCGCCGAGCAGCGAGAACATCCATGCGCTGTTGACTGAGACCCTGCCTGCCAGCGGCCCCGATCTGGCGAAGCTGATCTTCTGGTCATTCGTGGCCGGATTTTCCGAGCGCTTCGTGCCCCAGGTGGTGCAGGGCATCGTGCAGCGGGGATCGGACGAGGGCGACAAAGGCAAGGGGAAATCCCAGCCTTAGACGACTACCGCATCAGGGCAATCGGGCCCGCAGGGCATCCCGTTCGAACCACCATTTGCCGCCCACGATGGCGTCCACGATCATGCCGAGCCGCGGGAAGAGCTTGTCGATGTTGTTGAGCTCGTACATCTCGATCCAGGTCTCCAGGGTCTCCTGGTCCTCGATACCCCGATGACGCCTGGCCACCTTGGCGATGATCTGGTTGGTGAGGAAGGTGAGATTGTCCCGTTCCTTGCCCTCGGTGCGCAGGCCGGCGATGTAGTGGGCCGCCATGGCCGCCACCGCCGCGCCATCGGCATTTTCCGGGGTCTCCTCCACCACGTGTCCCAGCATGGTCACCGTGGTGTGGGCCTTCACCGGGTAGGTGACCGAGAGCCACACGCCGTGGCCCAGGGCCACGATGGATTCCGCCTGCTCCGCCTGGTACAGCAGTTCGCAGGCCTCCACCGCCTCCTGCCACGCCTCGGCCTCGATCAGCTCGTCCAGCAGCGGACGCACCGTCTCCCAGACCTCGCCATGGCGTTCCAGTCCCAGGCGCGCCTCCGCCATGTCCAGCAGCAGGTGCACCCGCTCCATGAAGGGGGTGTCCGCAGGCAGGGTCGCGAGCTTCAGCTGCATCTCCGCCAGCTGCTGCTCCATCGCTGCCTGTTCCGCGGCCAGCATGCCGGTGAAGGGATTGCCGGGTCGGGTCTCGGGATTCTGATCCATCTTGTCTTGCTCCGGGTGCGCCCGTGGGTCGTAGGGCCAGTGCCCGTGTTGTACCGAAGCCCCGGGGTGATGGCAATCGCCCAATCGGTATACTCAAGGACCCGACACCGCCCCCGAGGATCCCATGAAGACCTACGAAACCCTCGTCGCCGAGGCCCTGACGGTGGTTCCCGAGATACTGCCCTGGGACCTGCAGAGCCGTCTCGAACAGGCCCCCGCCCCCCTGCTGCTGGACGTGCGCGAGCCCGAGGAATACGCCGCCATGCACATCCCCGGCAGCCTGCACGCCCCCCGGGGCATCCTGGAGGCCGCCGCCCAGTGGGGCTTCGAGGAGACCCTGCCCGAGCTGGTCCGGGCGCGGGATTCGGAGGTGGTGGTGATCTGCCGCTCGGGCCGGCGCAGCGCCCTGGCCGGCCGCACCCTGGTGGAGATGGGTTTCAAACAGGTGCAATCACTCAAGATGGGCGTGCGTGGCTGGAACGACGACGGCGGTGCGCTGGAAGATGCCGACGGCAACGAGGTGGACCCGGAACTGGCGGACGAGTATTTCCGGGCCCGGGTGCGGCCGGAGCAGATGGGGCCTTGAGGCAGTGGCTAGTGGCAAGTCTCAAGTGGCAAGGAAAGAACCGTTCCCCCTCTCCCTCAGGGAGAGGGTCGGGGTGAGGGTGGTTTCCATTGCCACTTGAGACTTGCCACTGGCCACTTAATTCGGCGCCGATGACAGGCGCATCTCGATGCGCCGGTTGCGCGAGAAGGCGGCCTCCGTGCTGCCCGCGTCCAGGGGGTGATACTCGCCGAAACCTGCCGCCGCCAGGCGGCGGGGTGCCACGCCCCGGCTGATCAGGTAATTGACGATGCTCTGGGCCCGGGCGCTGGACAGCTCCCAGTTGGACGGGAACTGCTCGGTGCGGATGGGACGCCGGTCGGTATGGCCTTCCACCATGAGCACCCAGCCGATGTCCCCGGGGATGCGGGCATCGATCTCGCGGATGGTGCGCGCCACCCGGTCCAGGCGCTCGCGGCCCTCGGGACCGATGTCCGCCGAGGCGGTCTCGAAGAACAGCTCCGACTGAAAACGGAACCGGTCGCCCACGATCTGGATGTCCTCCACGTCCGAAAGCACCTCCCGCAGGCGGCCGAAGAACTCGGAACGGTAGCGGGAGAGTTCCCTGACCTCCTCGGCAAGGGCCAGGTTCAGGCGCTCGCCCAGGTCGGCGATCTCCACCTGCTGGGCCTCAATGGTCTCCTCCCGGGCGCGCAGGGTCTCGTTGAGACGCGCCAGCTGCTGCTCCAGGTCCTGCATCTGGCGACGCAGGGCATCCACCCGGGCCTGGGCGTCGGCGGTGAGGCTGCGCTCCTCGACCAGGGCGCGGTCCCGCTCCTCGATGCCGGCCGCCAGGTCCTGGATGCGGATCTCCCGGGCCTCGATCTCCCGCTGGGCCAGCAGGGTGGTCTCCTGCGTCTCCGCCAGGCGTGCCTCCAGGGCGCGGCTGCGGTCCCGCAGCTGTCCGGCGCTGGCCTGGCTCTCCTCCAGTTCCGAGGCGAGCCGCCCCACCTGGGACTCCAGGTCCTCGCGCAGGCGGCGCAGGGCGTCGATGTCCTCCTGCAGGGAGGCGATCTGAAGCAGGTGCGCCTCCAGGGTCTCGGCCTGCTGCCTCAGTTCCGCCTGGCTCTGGTCGACGCTCTGCTGCAGTTGCTCCCGTTCGGCCAGGGTCACCTGTAGACGCCCGGAGAGGGCCTGGACACGCTCGCGCAGGTCCTCGGCCTCGGCCTCGCGCATGGACAGGGTCTCGGCCAGCTCCGTGACGCGGGTCTGCAGGGTCTCCAGGGCCCGGTGGCGCTCGAACAGCACGTCGGAGAGGTAGAACTGGGAGACCACGAACAGCATCAGCAGGAACACGAACACCAGGACCACCGTGGCGAGCACGTCCACGAAGCCCGGCCAGATGTCGGTGCTGCGACTGCGGCGTCGGCTGGTGCTGATCATGGCCGGCTCAGTCCCGTCCGCCTTCGCTCACCCGGGCCACGGTGCGGGTGAGCAGCCGGATCTCCTCGCGCAGGGTGTCCACCAGTTCGGACCGCTCGGCCCCGAGGGTGTCGCGCACCCCGTCGAGACTCTGGGACAGGCGCTGCAGCTGCTCGCGCAGCTGCTGGTCGGTGTCGCTGCGCTCGGACGTGGATGCGGCCAGGGTCTGCAACACGCCCTGAAGCTCACCCTGGGTGCGCACCACGCCCAGCAGGGCCTTGTGGTCGCCGCGGGCCTGCTCCGCCAGGGCACCCACCTCGCCGATCAGGGCCTCCAGGCGCTGGTCCGTGGCGCGGCGGGTCTCCTCGCCCTTGCTCATGATGCGCTGCAATTTATCCAGGCTGTCGGCGGTCTGTTCCAGCAGGGCCTGGATGTAGGCGGGCACGCTGCCCTCCCCCTCCGCGACCAGGGCGCCGCTGGACAGGCGCGTCTGGCCCGCCAGCCATTCCTCCAGCTCGTTGTAGAAGCGGTTCTGGGCATGCCCCGCCTGCAGGTCGATGAAGCCCAGTACCAGGGCGCCGGCCAGGCCAAACAGGGAGGAACTGAAGGCGGTGCCCAGACCCGAGAGCGGCGCCTCCAGGCCCGCCTGCAGGCCGCGAAAGGCGGTGCCCACGTCCTCGCCGCCCAGGTTCAGGCCGCTGATCACGGCGCTCACCCCGCCCAGGGTGTCCAGCAGGCCCCAGAAGGTGCCCAGCAGGCCCAGGAACACCAGCAGGCCGATGATGTAGCGGGAGATGTCCCGGGACTCATCCAGGCGTGAACGGATGCCGTCCAGCAGGGTACGCAGGGAGGTGGTGGAGAGGGTGAACTGCTCGCCGTGGCGGCCGGTGAGCAGGCGGGCCATGGCCCCCAGCAGGCGGGTGCGGGGCAGGATGGCGGCATCGGGGGCGTCGGCGCGGCGGAAGCGCTCGATCCAGCGGGCCTCGGGGGCGAGGATCAGCACCTGGCGATAATTGATCACCAGGCCGGCCAGGAGCACCAGCAGGATCAGCCCGTTGAACACCGGATTGGCCATGAAGGCCCGGGCCAGGGGCACCGAGAGCACCGCCACCACCAGCGCCACCGCCAGCAGGAACAGGCTCATCCAGATCAGGGCATTGCGGGTGTTGCGCATGACACCTCCCGGCACAGTCCATGGAACCGTCTGGGAGGGTAACCGCTATTCGGTGTCCTGTGCCACCTTGGCAGGTGGTTCTAACTGGTTACGTGGATGTAACGCAGAGCTCGCAAAGACGCAGAGAGCGCGAAGAAAAACAGGCAAAAAAACTTTGCGCCCTCCGCGTCTTTGCGAGCTCTGCGTTATTTCGACGAAACCTGAAAAATGCGCTTCAGCAGGCCTCCGGGGACTTCTGCACCGGCTGGCCCTTGGAGACCCAGCCCTCGAAGCCGCCGGCCAGAGAGGTGAGCTTGCCGAAGCCCATGCGCTGCAGGGCCACGCAGGCGAGCGCGGGCGCGGCCGCCGGTGCGGCAGTAGACCAGGATCTCGGCATTGGGATCCTTGAGCGCCGGGTGCTCGCCCACCTTGAACTCCAGCACCCCCGGGGCACGTTCACGGCGCCGGGCAGATGCCCCTGCTCGAATTCACCCGGCTCGCGCACATCCAGCACGATTGCGTCCTTCTCCATCAGCGCGTAGGCGCCGTCGTGATCGGTCTCCTGGATCTGCTGCCTGGCCTCGGCCACCAGTTGCTGTGCGGTCATGGACATGGATAAAACC containing:
- a CDS encoding rhodanese-like domain-containing protein yields the protein MKTYETLVAEALTVVPEILPWDLQSRLEQAPAPLLLDVREPEEYAAMHIPGSLHAPRGILEAAAQWGFEETLPELVRARDSEVVVICRSGRRSALAGRTLVEMGFKQVQSLKMGVRGWNDDGGALEDADGNEVDPELADEYFRARVRPEQMGP
- a CDS encoding peptidoglycan -binding protein, with product MISTSRRRSRSTDIWPGFVDVLATVVLVFVFLLMLFVVSQFYLSDVLFERHRALETLQTRVTELAETLSMREAEAEDLRERVQALSGRLQVTLAEREQLQQSVDQSQAELRQQAETLEAHLLQIASLQEDIDALRRLREDLESQVGRLASELEESQASAGQLRDRSRALEARLAETQETTLLAQREIEAREIRIQDLAAGIEERDRALVEERSLTADAQARVDALRRQMQDLEQQLARLNETLRAREETIEAQQVEIADLGERLNLALAEEVRELSRYRSEFFGRLREVLSDVEDIQIVGDRFRFQSELFFETASADIGPEGRERLDRVARTIREIDARIPGDIGWVLMVEGHTDRRPIRTEQFPSNWELSSARAQSIVNYLISRGVAPRRLAAAGFGEYHPLDAGSTEAAFSRNRRIEMRLSSAPN
- a CDS encoding rhodanese-like domain-containing protein — translated: MSMTAQQLVAEARQQIQETDHDGAYALMEKDAIVLDVREPGEFEQGHLPGAVNVPRGCWSSRWASTRRSRIPMPRSWSTAAPAAAPALACVALQRMGFGKLTSLAGGFEGWVSKGQPVQKSPEAC